The following DNA comes from Streptomyces sp. NBC_00690.
GTAGCACCCGGTGGACAGTCCACCGAGCCCCGCTCCGATGACGATCATCGTTTTTCGCTCGCGCGTCGATTGCGCCACGGATTCCCCTTCTCCCGCGCCGGACGCCCGGGGACTCGTCGTCATGAACCGGAACCGGAGCCGTCCCGACCCGGCCGTCGATCCAACTGCGGCAGGTGCCCGAGCTTGTCGCGATGCCAAGGCTCGGTCGGTGTGCTCTCCCACGCGGTGAAGGGCAACCCCCACTCCTCGCAGAGGTACTGGGTGACGAACCGGCCGGTCGACGCGGCGCGGATCAGCCCGCCGAGGCCGACCCACTGGCCCGCCATGGAGAAGTCACGCAGTCCCGGCAACCGCATACGGTCCTTGCCGACGAGTTTCGCGGCCACGTCGTCCGCTTCCGAGAACGCCTTCCAGGCCAGGATGCTGCCGTCGAAGTTCCCGGTGTACCGCTTGGTGGTGGCCGGTGATGCCACGTCGACCAGTTCGATCCGCTCGGCGATGCCGGGGCGGTGCCGCTCAAGGAACTCACGGACGAACGCCGCCACACGGCGCTTTTGCGCCCAGTACTCCTTGCGGTCGCTGGAGCGCAGCTTCTTCCAGTAGGTGTAGTCGCTGAAGTAGGTGCAGTGGATCACCGACTTCCCCGGTGGTGCGAACCCATCGGAGTAGCGGGAGCGCAATTGCACCACGAGGCTCTGTTGCAGGGCGCCGGGCAGCCGTTCGGCGTCCTCGGGGGAGAGGAGGTAGGTGGTGCTGTGCGTCCGGTCGTCGCCGAGGTCTCCCGCCACCCCGACGAAGGCGGAGACCACGGCGGGGAAGAGGGCGCCGGGGGCGTTCAGCAACTCGTCGTAGAGCTTCTCGATCCGCGGTCCGGTGTACCGCCCGCCGAGCAGCGAATAGATGGTGGTGTGGCCGTCGCAGGCGGAGACGACATGGTCGGCGTAGTACCGCTTGCCGTTGGTCAGTTGCACCCCCACTGCGCGGTCGTCCTCCACCAGGACCCGGGCGACGCGGGCCCGATAGCTGATCGAGCCGCCCAGCGAGGTGTAGCGCTCCTCGATCGACCGGGCCAGACCGAGCGATCCGCCCTGCGGAAAACCGGCGTTCCGGTGATGGGCGCCCGCCATGTTGAACAGGTACGGCAGCAGGGGGAAGCCCTCGGGGTCCTGGAAGAAGATGTTGCGGAAGGCCCTGCGCAACAACGGGTCCTGGAATCGGTCAGCGAAGGTGTGCATCGGTGTCGCCGCCGTCCGCCAGAACAGCCGGAACGCGGGGAGCACGGTCCTGAGGATCGCCGCCCGCTCCCGGACGGTCCGTAGCGCCGGTGCGGTCAGGAAGGGGTAGAGCTCGATGGAGCAGAATCTGCGCAGGTCCCGGCAGAAGGACTCGATCAGTCGTGCGTCGCCCGGTGACAGCTCCAACAGGTGCTGCTCAAGGCGCTGGGGATCGTTGTAGAACGTGACCGAGCGGCCGTCCTCGTCGACGACCCGGTTGAACATGTCGAAGTGGGTGATGGACTTCCCGTCGAGTGCCCCGAGTTCACGCCACACCTGGTGCGCCTCGTTCCCAGGCGCCGTGCCGATCAGCCACTCGATGCAGTAGTCGAAGACGTATCCGTCACGGGCCCAGGCCGTGCAGCAGCCCCCGGGAAGCACGTGCTTCTCCAGGATCATGGTCTGCATGCCGCTCATCTGTGCGTAGCAGCCGGTCGACATCCCCGCCACACCGGCACCGATGACGATCACCCGGGGTTTGGTGGGAGGCGTGCGCTTCCGCTCGGGTGTCGTGGGCGGGCGGCTGGTCCAGTCGGACGTGCCTTCATCGGGCATGGGCGGTTCCTTGCGTCGACAACACTCGGTGCACGAGTTCGGTGTTGCGGGCGAGATGCCCCGGATCAAGCATGTCCGCATGGATGCCCGAGCCGCGGAGCACGGTGTGTGCGGTGGTGGAACTGCCCTCCCAGGTGCCGTACGCACCGGCTGCGTAGAGCTCCGTCTTCTCCTCGTCCGTGATGACGCTGACCGTGGCCGCGACCTCTCCGACGTTGGGGGTGCGACCGCAGAAGGCGAGGTACTCCGCAGCGTGCTCCAGCGTCTCCCGGGCGACGATGTCCGATCCCGTGTGCTTGCGCAGGTGTTCTCGGAGCTCGCCTTCGAAGGCGTCGATGTGCTCTTGACCTGCGATGTACGGCTCCTGGATGCGATGGGAGTCAAGGATGATCACATGGGCTACCTCGCGCCCCCTGCGCTCCAACTCCTTGGCCGTCTCGAAGGCGAGGTTGCCGCCGAGGGAGTAGCCGAGCAGGAGGCAGCGGCCCCGGGGCTGGACGTTCTCGACCAGATCGGCGTACCGGGTGACCTTGTCGCCGCCCGGTAGGTAGTTGAACGCGACGAACCGGTACTGCGGCAGATGCCCGGCGAACCCCCGGTAGACGAGACCGTGGCCGCCTGCCGGCGGGAAGCAGAAGACGCGCTCACCCGGGCCGGTGTTGAAACCGATGTAGGGCGTGTGGTCTGCGGGTCCCCGTTCGACGAGCTCCTCCACCGCCGCGGCCATTCCGTGCAGGGTGGTGACTCGGTACAACCTGCTGACGGGGATGGTGATGCCGAACTCGCCCTGGAGGTGGTGGATCAGTTCGATCAGCTTGATCGAACTGCCGCCGCATTCGAAGAAGTCGTGCTCCAGACCGATCGACTCCCGACCCAGCAGGGCCCTCCAGTGGTGCGCGACCCTCTCCTCGTACGGGGTGGTAGGCGCCTCGTACTCCGGCTCCGCGTCGGTGTTGACTCCGTGCGCGTTCGGCGGCGCGGGCAGTGCGGTGGTGTCCACCTTGCCGTGCGCGGTCAGCGGCAGTGCGGGTAGTTCGATGAAGTAGGAGGGGATCATGTAGGTGGGGAGGAAGCCGGCGAGATGGCGCCGCAGTGCGCGCCGGTCCACGGTGGCCCCCACCTCGGGGACGCAGTACGCGCAGAGCGCTGCCTCGCCCCGGGCATCCGGGCGCACCACGACCACCGTGCGTGCCAGCCCAGGCCACTGGGCCAGCCGGGATTCGATCTCCTCGATCTCCATCCGATGCCCGTGCAGTTTGATCTGGGTGTCGGCCCTGCCCAGCAGATGGATGCGCCCCCGCGCGTCCCAGCGGGCGAGGTCGCCGCTTCGGTACAGCCGGACGGGTTCGGCGTCGGGCCGGCGGCTCAGCCTCCGGGTGACGAACCGCTCCGCCGTCTGGTCCGGGTCGCCGACGTACCCGGTCGCCACTCCCGCGCCGCCGATCCACAGCTCACCGGGCACGCCGGGCGGCACCGGTTCGCCGTGCCGGTCGAGGATGTGGAGGGTGCTGTTGGCGAGCGGCTCGCCGACCGGTACCATCCGGCCGGGCTCCAGATCATCGACCGGACCCTCGAAGTAGGCGCTGTCGATGGTGGCCTCGGTGACGCCGTAAGAGTTGACCACTCGGGTGAGCGGACCGGCCAGGGCCCGCAACCGCTGGTACTCCTCCACCTTCCAGGCGTCGGAACCCACGATCAGCAGCCGCATGAAGTCCAGCCCCACCGAATCGGCCTCACAGTGGTCCATCAGACCGCGCACCACCGCCGGGACGAACTCGGCGCAGTCGACGCCCTCCTCCCGCATCGTGCGGTACAGCCGCGCGGTGTCGAAGAGGAGGTCACGGTCGACCAGCACCAGACGGCCGCCGGAACACAGCGCCCGCACCACATCACCCGTGAACACGTCGAAGGAGGGAGCCGCCATCTGGAGGTGGACACCGAGATCGGCCAACCCGTACTCGTCGCGCCACGCGCCGTACGCCGAGGCGAGATTGCGGTGGCTGACCTGCACGGCCTTGGGACGGCCGGTGGACCCCGAGGTGTGAATGAGGTACGCGGGCGAGTCCGGGCCCACGGCTACGATCGGACCCGGGAGGTCCTCGGGGCTGTGTACGGGGACCAGTGGGGTGGAGACGGGCGTGTCCGGCGACGGCACGAGCGGATCGGACTGACCGGGTGCGGGCAACCCCAACTCGGCCAGTGTGAGCGTCTCGACGGGCAGGCCCGGCAGCCCCGCCCGGCCCGTGATGTCGCCCACGACCAGCAATACGGCGTTCGATGTGTGCACCATCTGGGTGATCCGCTCCACCGGATGGTCCGGCTGGATCGGCAGATAGGCTCCACCCGCCTTCAACACCCCCACCAGGGCGACGATCAGCTCCGGTGACTTGTCGAGGCAGAGGGCGACCACCTTGCCCGGGGCGACCCCCAGGGCGGTCAGCCGCACGGCCAGCAGGTCGGACCGATGGTCCAGTTCGGCGTACGTCAGATGCCTGCCGTCGCTTCCGGGCGCTGGGGGTACGCGTACGGCGATCGTGTCGGGGCGCTCCGCCGCCCGTTCCCGGATGCGCTCGTGCACGGCCACCAAGGGCTCGGATTCCGTGGCACGGTCCGTCGTGAGGGCAAGGCGTTGTGCACCACTCCACTCATGTGCCAGCCGATGGTGTTCCGCGCTCCCCAGCATCTCCAACTCGGTGACGGGCACATCGGTGGCAGCCCGGGTCAACTGGTCGAGGAGATGGACATAGTGCGACGCCAGCCGCTCCATCGTCTCCGGCAGGAAGAGATCGGTGTTGTACTTGAACACACAGTGGAATCGGTGTTCCGCCTCGTCCTCGTAGACGGAGAGCGTCAGATCGAACTGGCCCTCCTCCTCGGGGAGTTCGATGTACTTCAGCCGGTATCCGTACTTCTCCGTCGCCACCTTGTGGGTGAGCAGGATGAACATGGCCTGGAAGACCGCGGACCGGCTGGGGTCGTGCTGGAGGCCGAGCTTGTCGACCAGCAGGACGAACGGGTACTCCTGGTTGTCCAGCCCGCCCAGCACGGTGCGCCGGACCTGTTCCAGGAGGGCTGCCACCGATGGTTCCCCCGACAGATCCGCATGGAGGGGGAGCGGATTGACGAAGTAGCCGTACACGGAGGAGAACTCCTGCCGAGTGCGGCCGGTCACCGGACTGCCGACGATGAGGTGGTCCTGTCCCGAGTACCGGTGCAACAGGACGTAGTAGGCGCTCAGCAGCACCACGAAGGGCGTCACCTGGTGGGCACGCGCCAACTCATGGACGCGTGCACTGAGCTCGGTGTCCAGGACGAAGAACTCCGATGCACCGTTGTGGGTCTGCACGGCGGGTCGGGGCTTGTCGACGGGAAGGTCGAGGAGCGGCACCCGCTCCGGCAGGTGCGAGCGCCAGTAGTCGAGCATCCGACCGGCCTCCGGGCCGGCCAGGAAGCGGTTCTGGTCGTTGAGGAAGTCGAGGTAGCGGGCGGACACCGCCGGTAGCTGCGGTTCGGTGTCGCGCCGCAGGCCCTCGTAGACGGCGAGCAGTTCCTCGATGAAGGTGAAGGTCGAGATGGCGTCCGAGACGATGTGGTGGACCGCCTTCATCATCACCCAGCGGTCCGGAGCCCGTTTGAACAGTCGGAAACGAAACAGCGGGTCATGAGCGAGGTCGTACGGCTTGCGGTACTCGCTGACGATCGTGCGGTGGACGTCCTCCCACGCCTGGCCCTGTACGTCGAACAACTGCACGTCCGCGGTTGCGTCCTCATGGACCCGCTGGACAGCCTGCCCGTCGATGAGGAGGAAGTTGGTCCGCAGCGCCGGGTGCCTGGCGACCGTACGCCGCACCGCTTCGAACATCAGATCCGGATCAAGCTCCACCCCGATCTCCACGGCCCCGCCGATGTTGTAGGCGTAGCCGTCGGGATTGAGCTGCTTGAGGAACCACAACGCCTGCTGGTTCTGTGTCAGGGGGTACTCGTGCTCGCTCTCGAAGACCTCCCACGCCACCGGGGCCTTCGACTCGCTCTCGCTCGTCACAAGAGCCTCCAGTGCTTCGTGCACCTGGGCGGTGAGGTCCGCCACCGGTGTGCCGCTCAGCAGCGCGACCACCGGCAGCGCGATCCCGAAGTCGGCCTGGATACGTCCCCGCAACTCCATCGCCAACAGGGAGTCCAGACCGAGCACCCCGAGCCCTGCCGCCGCCTCGATCTGCTCGGGCGCGGTGCGCAGCACGGACGCTGCCAGAGCCGTGAAGCGTTCGGACACCAGCGAACGGCGCTCCTCCTCCGTATCAGCGGCCCGGAACGAGTCGATCAGGTCGTGTCCGGCGCTCAGTCGGCTCGAAGGTGCCGAGGCAGCCAACTCGGCCACCAGGTCGGGCGCCGTGCCGTACCAGGAGACGAACACCGGCCAGTCGACCACGGTCGCCACGAGCAGTTGCGCCCGGTCCTGACCGATGATGCGTTCCAGCACGGCCATGCCCACGTCCGGTGCCAGGGAGCTCATTCCCCGGTTGTTGAGGTAGTGGTCGACCAGGCCCAGTTCCTCGATCATCCCGGTGGCCCACGGGCCCCAGTTGATGCTGAGGGCAGGCAGACCCTGCGCCCTGCGGTGCTGTGCGAGCGCGTCCAGGAAGGCGTTGGCCGATGCGTAGTTGGTCTGCCCCGCCGTCGTCAACAGGGAGGCGATCGAGGAGAAGAGCACGAAGTGCTCCAGCGGCTCGTCCCGCAGATGGCGATGGAGGAGGTGCGCCCCGATGGCCTTGGGGCCGTGCACCGCATCGAAGGTCTCCCGGTCCATCTCCGGTACGAGAGCGTCCCGCACCTGGGCGGCCAGATGGAACACCCCCCGGATCGGAGGTGGATCGCCGCGCCGGTGCTCGTCGAGCCACGCGGTGAGGGCTTGTTCGTCGGTGATGTCGACCCTGGCGATGATCGGGTGCGCCCCCAGCGCCTCCAACTCCTTCAGGAAGGCGATCGCCCGACCCTCGGGAGTGGCCGGATCGATCAGACCCCACCGGTCGCGGTCGGGCAACCGGGTGCGTCCCAACAGGATCAGCCGACGGGCACCGCGTTTGACGAGGGTGCGGCACAACAGCCGCCCCAACGCTCCGAACGCCCCGGTCACCAGATAGCTGCCGTCCTGCCGCAACCGCAGCGGGAGCGGCTGGGTGAGATCGGTCGCCTGTCGAATCCTGCTGGTGAGGCGGCGCGCGCCGCGGAGCGCGATCTCCTGTTCGTCCGGAGTGGTGATCTCATTTAGCAGGGCGCGTGCCCGGCGGTCGGCGATCTCCTCCCGCCGGTGGTCACCCTCCCCACCGTGGACGTCGTGGAGATCGGCAGGGTCGAGGTCGATCAGCTTGCCGCGGTGCCCGGTCAGTTCCTGCTGCCACAACACCCGCCCGACCCCCCACGCGGGAGCGCCCAACGGCTCGACCGGGTCTCCGGGCAGCACCGACTGCGCACCCTGGGTGACGATGTGCAGTCGACCGCCGACGCCGGAGGACAACAGGGCACGGGCCAGTGCGACGAGCGAGTAGCTGCCGGTGTTGCCGTGCATCGCCAGGTCCGTGGCCGTGCCGAGTGCCGGAAGATCCAGATTCCACAGGTGGACCACTGCGCCGAAGACGCTCTCGCCGCCCATCCGGAGCTCGCAGAACAGTCGTTCCAACTGCTCGGTCGACCCGGGAACGACCGTGAAATCGCCACCTGCGGCACGGGGTCGCCCCATGGGCTCGACATCGGCCCGGTAGGAGTCTCCCGGGCGTACGAGATGGCAGCGCACCCCCCGTTCGGCGGCCAGCGCGGCCAGTGCCGCACCGACGCCCCCGGAGTCGGCGAACACGAGCCAGTCGCCCCGGTCGGCAGCCGCGCCGGGAGTGAGTGCCTCGACGCCGAAAGCCTGTGCGCCCGCGTTCCCCACTTCCGTGGCCGGGGTGAGGGGGCTGTCGATCCACACCGTCTCGGTGAGCCAGGAGTCGATCGTCCCCAGACCCACCGTGGTGGACGCCTTCTCCACATCGGCCACCCGGAACCTCGTGATCAGGCCGAGCGCCGTACCGTCCTCCGCATGGAGGGCGAGGTCGCCCACGAGTTCGGTCCCGTCCGTGCGGGTCACGGTGGCGTGCACCCACAGGGGCTGGTCCCCGATGGGAGCGATGCCCACCTCGCCGATGGAGAGCGGCAGTCGGATTCCACTGCCTGAAGCCGGGGCCGCCGAGGGCAGCAGTTGTGGGGTGAGGAGCGTTTGAAAGCAGGCGTCCAGCAGGACGGGATGAATGTGGTGGCGGGCGGTGTCTCCGTCGATCTGTGCGGGTGCGCGCAGGCGTGCCAGGGCCTCACCGGGGCCGATCCACACTTCCTCGATGGCCTGGAAGGCCGGACCGTAGTGGTAGCCCAGTGCTGCGAGGGCGCGGTAGCACTCGTCGCCGTCGAGCCTGCGCAGAGTCCGGGCGCGGACGGTGTCCTGCTCAAGAGCGGCACCGAAGGACCGGCGCTGTCCCGTACGGACCACACCGGTGGTGTGAACGGTCAGTTCGTCGCTCATGCGCCCTCCACCACCGGGTGTCGAGGCGACGGTGAAGGCTGCGCTCTCGGCGGAGAGGCAGAGCGTCACGGCTCTCCGTTCCCCTTCGGGCAGGAACAGCGCTCTGCGCAACTCGATGTCCGCGAGGACCACGTGCTGGCCGTCCGTGAGCGTACGAACGGCCTCCGCGGCCATCGCCAGATAGCCCGCCGCGGGGAAGACGACGGCGTCCTGCATCCGGTGGTCGGCGAGATAGGGGAGCACCTCGCTGTCGATCTCGGCCTGCCAGGTCGGATCGGGGTGGTCGGCGCGGCGACCGAGGAGCGGATGGTCGTTCTGCCCGAGTCGCACCTGTGCCACCGGTGCCGGTTCCGTCCAGTGCCGGTCGCGCTTCCACGGGTAGCGCGGCAGGGTCACGGGTGAGCCCGTGGGGTGGAGGACGTCCCAGGCGACGGGGACGCCGGCGTTGTGGAGCGTTGCCAGGGACGCGGCGAAGCGGTCGACTTCCTGCTCCTGGCGGCGGATCGAGGGGACGACGTGACCGGTCAGCTCCCGCTGTTCGAGGGACTCGCGGATGGAGTGGCCCAGCACCGGATGGGGGCCGATCTCCAGGAACAGTCGGTGTCCGTCGGCCGCGAGTCGGTCGACGGCGGCACGGAAGCGGACCCGTTCTCGTACATTGCGCCACCAGTACCGCGCATCCAACTCCGGCCCTTCGGCGACGCCTTCGTAGGCCGTGGTGTAGAGCGGCACCCGGGCGGATCGGGGTTCCAGCCCGGCCAGCGAGGTCAGCAGCTCGTCCTTGATCAACTCCATGCCGGCGCTGTGGTAGGGCACGCGCACGGCGAGGAACTTGGTGAAGACCTGCTCGTTGTGGAGTGTGTCCGCGAGTTCGGCGAGTGCGTCCTCCTCGCCCGCGAGGGTGACGGCCGTGGGGCTGTTGACCGCCGCGATCGACACCCGGTCCCCGTAGGGCAGGACACGACGGTCGGCCTCCTCCTCGGAGAGGCTGACGGCGAGCATGGTGCCGGAGCCCGACAGCTTCTGCTGGAGGCGGCTTCGGTGCACGGCGATGCGCACCGCGTCCCGCAGGCTGTACACCCCGGCCTCGTAGAAGGCGGCGATCTCGCCGGTGCTGTGACCCACGATGGCATCCGGCTGCACCCCGTGCGCACGCCAGAGCGCCGCGAGCCCGATCTGGAGTGCGAAGTTGGCGGGTTGGGCGAGCCAGGTCTCACCCATACGGGACTCGGCCTCGTCCGCGGTCATCTCCTCGATCAGCGACCAGTCGGTGAGTGCGCGGATCTCGCGGTCGCAGCGCAGGAGCGCCTGGCGGAAGACCGGCTCGGTCGTGAGGAGTTCGCGGCCCATGCCCCACCACTGGGGTCCCATCCCCGTGAAGACCCACACCAGGCGTCGATCCGCCTCGTCGAGCAGTCGGCCCTGCACCACGCCAGGGTGGGGTTCGCCTCGTAGGTAGGCCGCGAGGGCCTCGTCCAGCGATGCCCGGGAGGTGTGGACGAGCGAGAGGCGTGACTCCAGGTGCTGGCGGCGGTGGGCCAGTGTGTGACCGATGTCGGTCAGCGATGCGGCGGGGCCGTGAAATCCGGCGAGTTCGCGCTGGAGGCCCGCGGCGACCTGGGGGAGTGCATCGGCGCTGCGAGCGGTCAACGGGAGGATGTTCCAGGTGCGCTGCGACGGCGCGATCGAGGTCTCGTCCCCCTGTCGCGGCGGTGGTTCCTCCAGTACGACATGGGCGTTGGTGCCGCCGAAGCCGAAGGAGTTCACGCCTGCGCGTGCGGGGCCGCGGTGTTCGGGCCATTCGACGGCTGACGTGGGGATCTCATAGGGCAGGGAGTCCAGGTCGATCGCCGGGTTGAGGTGTTCCAGATTGATGTGCGGGGG
Coding sequences within:
- a CDS encoding phytoene desaturase family protein, encoding MPDEGTSDWTSRPPTTPERKRTPPTKPRVIVIGAGVAGMSTGCYAQMSGMQTMILEKHVLPGGCCTAWARDGYVFDYCIEWLIGTAPGNEAHQVWRELGALDGKSITHFDMFNRVVDEDGRSVTFYNDPQRLEQHLLELSPGDARLIESFCRDLRRFCSIELYPFLTAPALRTVRERAAILRTVLPAFRLFWRTAATPMHTFADRFQDPLLRRAFRNIFFQDPEGFPLLPYLFNMAGAHHRNAGFPQGGSLGLARSIEERYTSLGGSISYRARVARVLVEDDRAVGVQLTNGKRYYADHVVSACDGHTTIYSLLGGRYTGPRIEKLYDELLNAPGALFPAVVSAFVGVAGDLGDDRTHSTTYLLSPEDAERLPGALQQSLVVQLRSRYSDGFAPPGKSVIHCTYFSDYTYWKKLRSSDRKEYWAQKRRVAAFVREFLERHRPGIAERIELVDVASPATTKRYTGNFDGSILAWKAFSEADDVAAKLVGKDRMRLPGLRDFSMAGQWVGLGGLIRAASTGRFVTQYLCEEWGLPFTAWESTPTEPWHRDKLGHLPQLDRRPGRDGSGSGS
- a CDS encoding non-ribosomal peptide synthetase/type I polyketide synthase; this encodes MADATRNPLRGRVAIIGMGCRLPGGASDHREFWRNLIDGKDCITPTPADRYDVSTLASRYQDKPGRLVGGRGGYIDGFDEFDPAFFGISPREADHMDPQQRKLLEVAWEALEDGGQRPSDLAGSDVAVYMGAFTLDYKILQFSDLGFGSLAAHTATGTMMTMVSNRISYCFDFRGPSLSIDTACSSSLVAVHLACESLLRGETTLALAGGVLLHMAPQYTIAETKGGFLSPDGRSRTFDAAANGYVRAEGVGVVALKRLEDALRDGDPIHAVVVGSGVNQDGRTNGITVPNPDAQVSLIERVCAEAGITPGDLQYMEAHGTSTPLGDPIEANALGRALSIGRAPDAKCYVGSVKTNIGHTESAAGIAGLIKTALCLRHRRIPPHINLEHLNPAIDLDSLPYEIPTSAVEWPEHRGPARAGVNSFGFGGTNAHVVLEEPPPRQGDETSIAPSQRTWNILPLTARSADALPQVAAGLQRELAGFHGPAASLTDIGHTLAHRRQHLESRLSLVHTSRASLDEALAAYLRGEPHPGVVQGRLLDEADRRLVWVFTGMGPQWWGMGRELLTTEPVFRQALLRCDREIRALTDWSLIEEMTADEAESRMGETWLAQPANFALQIGLAALWRAHGVQPDAIVGHSTGEIAAFYEAGVYSLRDAVRIAVHRSRLQQKLSGSGTMLAVSLSEEEADRRVLPYGDRVSIAAVNSPTAVTLAGEEDALAELADTLHNEQVFTKFLAVRVPYHSAGMELIKDELLTSLAGLEPRSARVPLYTTAYEGVAEGPELDARYWWRNVRERVRFRAAVDRLAADGHRLFLEIGPHPVLGHSIRESLEQRELTGHVVPSIRRQEQEVDRFAASLATLHNAGVPVAWDVLHPTGSPVTLPRYPWKRDRHWTEPAPVAQVRLGQNDHPLLGRRADHPDPTWQAEIDSEVLPYLADHRMQDAVVFPAAGYLAMAAEAVRTLTDGQHVVLADIELRRALFLPEGERRAVTLCLSAESAAFTVASTPGGGGRMSDELTVHTTGVVRTGQRRSFGAALEQDTVRARTLRRLDGDECYRALAALGYHYGPAFQAIEEVWIGPGEALARLRAPAQIDGDTARHHIHPVLLDACFQTLLTPQLLPSAAPASGSGIRLPLSIGEVGIAPIGDQPLWVHATVTRTDGTELVGDLALHAEDGTALGLITRFRVADVEKASTTVGLGTIDSWLTETVWIDSPLTPATEVGNAGAQAFGVEALTPGAAADRGDWLVFADSGGVGAALAALAAERGVRCHLVRPGDSYRADVEPMGRPRAAGGDFTVVPGSTEQLERLFCELRMGGESVFGAVVHLWNLDLPALGTATDLAMHGNTGSYSLVALARALLSSGVGGRLHIVTQGAQSVLPGDPVEPLGAPAWGVGRVLWQQELTGHRGKLIDLDPADLHDVHGGEGDHRREEIADRRARALLNEITTPDEQEIALRGARRLTSRIRQATDLTQPLPLRLRQDGSYLVTGAFGALGRLLCRTLVKRGARRLILLGRTRLPDRDRWGLIDPATPEGRAIAFLKELEALGAHPIIARVDITDEQALTAWLDEHRRGDPPPIRGVFHLAAQVRDALVPEMDRETFDAVHGPKAIGAHLLHRHLRDEPLEHFVLFSSIASLLTTAGQTNYASANAFLDALAQHRRAQGLPALSINWGPWATGMIEELGLVDHYLNNRGMSSLAPDVGMAVLERIIGQDRAQLLVATVVDWPVFVSWYGTAPDLVAELAASAPSSRLSAGHDLIDSFRAADTEEERRSLVSERFTALAASVLRTAPEQIEAAAGLGVLGLDSLLAMELRGRIQADFGIALPVVALLSGTPVADLTAQVHEALEALVTSESESKAPVAWEVFESEHEYPLTQNQQALWFLKQLNPDGYAYNIGGAVEIGVELDPDLMFEAVRRTVARHPALRTNFLLIDGQAVQRVHEDATADVQLFDVQGQAWEDVHRTIVSEYRKPYDLAHDPLFRFRLFKRAPDRWVMMKAVHHIVSDAISTFTFIEELLAVYEGLRRDTEPQLPAVSARYLDFLNDQNRFLAGPEAGRMLDYWRSHLPERVPLLDLPVDKPRPAVQTHNGASEFFVLDTELSARVHELARAHQVTPFVVLLSAYYVLLHRYSGQDHLIVGSPVTGRTRQEFSSVYGYFVNPLPLHADLSGEPSVAALLEQVRRTVLGGLDNQEYPFVLLVDKLGLQHDPSRSAVFQAMFILLTHKVATEKYGYRLKYIELPEEEGQFDLTLSVYEDEAEHRFHCVFKYNTDLFLPETMERLASHYVHLLDQLTRAATDVPVTELEMLGSAEHHRLAHEWSGAQRLALTTDRATESEPLVAVHERIRERAAERPDTIAVRVPPAPGSDGRHLTYAELDHRSDLLAVRLTALGVAPGKVVALCLDKSPELIVALVGVLKAGGAYLPIQPDHPVERITQMVHTSNAVLLVVGDITGRAGLPGLPVETLTLAELGLPAPGQSDPLVPSPDTPVSTPLVPVHSPEDLPGPIVAVGPDSPAYLIHTSGSTGRPKAVQVSHRNLASAYGAWRDEYGLADLGVHLQMAAPSFDVFTGDVVRALCSGGRLVLVDRDLLFDTARLYRTMREEGVDCAEFVPAVVRGLMDHCEADSVGLDFMRLLIVGSDAWKVEEYQRLRALAGPLTRVVNSYGVTEATIDSAYFEGPVDDLEPGRMVPVGEPLANSTLHILDRHGEPVPPGVPGELWIGGAGVATGYVGDPDQTAERFVTRRLSRRPDAEPVRLYRSGDLARWDARGRIHLLGRADTQIKLHGHRMEIEEIESRLAQWPGLARTVVVVRPDARGEAALCAYCVPEVGATVDRRALRRHLAGFLPTYMIPSYFIELPALPLTAHGKVDTTALPAPPNAHGVNTDAEPEYEAPTTPYEERVAHHWRALLGRESIGLEHDFFECGGSSIKLIELIHHLQGEFGITIPVSRLYRVTTLHGMAAAVEELVERGPADHTPYIGFNTGPGERVFCFPPAGGHGLVYRGFAGHLPQYRFVAFNYLPGGDKVTRYADLVENVQPRGRCLLLGYSLGGNLAFETAKELERRGREVAHVIILDSHRIQEPYIAGQEHIDAFEGELREHLRKHTGSDIVARETLEHAAEYLAFCGRTPNVGEVAATVSVITDEEKTELYAAGAYGTWEGSSTTAHTVLRGSGIHADMLDPGHLARNTELVHRVLSTQGTAHAR